In a genomic window of Bacillus marinisedimentorum:
- a CDS encoding proline dehydrogenase family protein codes for MEQLLRNFFLFLSKNKFFTKLAKKYGLRFGANKFVAGETIEEAVSVIKDLNSQGMAVTIDFLGEFVDSEQEAKDRTAECVRAIEAIAAENLNSQLSLKMTSMGLDISDEIVMENMRTILTAAKSNNVFVTIDMEDYTRCQKTLDIFRQLKEEFGDVVGTVVQAYLYRTEKDVKDLDALRPNLRIVKGAYKEPEEVAFPEKKDVDENMKNIIKIHMLNGNYTAVASHDDEMIEYTKRLAEEHNIPRDQFEFQMLYGIRIERQKEIEREGYTMRIYVPYGNDWYGYFMRRLAERPANVAFVLRGMRKK; via the coding sequence GTGGAACAGCTGCTGCGTAACTTTTTCTTATTTTTATCCAAGAATAAATTTTTCACTAAGTTGGCCAAAAAGTATGGACTCCGCTTCGGTGCAAATAAATTCGTTGCAGGGGAAACGATCGAAGAAGCGGTATCTGTCATAAAAGATTTGAACAGCCAGGGTATGGCGGTTACGATCGATTTTCTTGGCGAGTTTGTAGACAGCGAGCAGGAGGCAAAGGACCGCACAGCAGAATGCGTACGGGCAATTGAAGCGATTGCCGCGGAAAATCTGAACTCCCAGCTGTCATTGAAGATGACCTCAATGGGACTGGATATTTCCGATGAAATTGTAATGGAAAATATGCGTACCATTTTAACTGCGGCAAAATCAAACAATGTCTTTGTCACCATCGATATGGAAGATTATACGCGATGCCAGAAGACACTCGACATATTCAGGCAGCTAAAGGAAGAGTTCGGGGATGTAGTCGGCACCGTCGTGCAGGCTTATCTGTACCGTACCGAAAAAGATGTAAAAGACCTTGATGCTCTCCGGCCGAACCTCCGTATCGTAAAAGGAGCATATAAAGAACCGGAGGAAGTGGCATTCCCGGAGAAAAAAGATGTCGATGAAAACATGAAAAACATCATTAAAATCCACATGCTGAACGGAAACTATACAGCAGTGGCTTCGCATGATGATGAAATGATCGAATATACAAAAAGACTGGCAGAGGAACACAACATTCCGCGTGACCAGTTCGAGTTCCAGATGCTGTACGGCATCAGGATTGAAAGGCAAAAGGAAATCGAGCGGGAAGGCTATACAATGAGGATTTACGTCCCCTATGGAAACGACTGGTACGGCTATTTCATGCGCCGTCTCGCCGAACGCCCCGCAAATGTTGCATTCGTGCTGAGAGGGATGCGGAAGAAATAA
- a CDS encoding spore coat protein, which yields MNQNQNSQSQNQGKIQNPETSVPETPQMNDRDFANDLLATEKYMTASYSTALNEASHQELYNDLAMIFKETQDCERDFFNLMFQKGWYSFDAAQGQQLQQTYQQFSGYKNQFPYTTGNTVQ from the coding sequence ATGAATCAAAACCAGAATAGCCAGAGCCAAAACCAGGGTAAAATCCAAAACCCGGAAACTTCCGTCCCTGAAACTCCGCAAATGAATGACCGTGATTTTGCCAATGACCTGCTGGCTACCGAAAAGTACATGACAGCTTCTTACAGCACTGCTTTAAATGAAGCAAGCCATCAGGAACTTTATAATGATTTGGCCATGATTTTCAAGGAGACACAGGATTGCGAGCGCGATTTTTTCAACCTGATGTTCCAAAAAGGCTGGTACAGCTTCGATGCTGCACAGGGGCAGCAGCTCCAGCAGACATACCAGCAATTCAGCGGATATAAAAATCAGTTCCCATACACAACCGGTAATACCGTTCAATAA
- a CDS encoding YusU family protein translates to MDEKLVQQFDGLLEKYTELMVGESTPELKEKVKMWALYTYMAKSMPPMVKHWNETYPDAKEGMKELIGEIKELNQKQREQQNRNE, encoded by the coding sequence ATGGATGAAAAGCTTGTACAGCAGTTTGATGGATTGCTTGAAAAGTATACGGAGTTGATGGTCGGGGAGAGTACGCCCGAGTTGAAGGAGAAGGTCAAAATGTGGGCGTTGTATACGTATATGGCAAAATCGATGCCTCCAATGGTAAAGCACTGGAACGAAACGTATCCGGATGCGAAAGAGGGAATGAAGGAACTAATCGGGGAAATCAAAGAACTGAACCAAAAGCAACGTGAACAGCAAAACAGGAATGAATGA
- a CDS encoding GntR family transcriptional regulator — MVQEFNSSRPIYLQLADRIIQRIIRGELQPGDKLPSVRETAVDSGVNPNTVQRTYSELERMDVSVTKRGQGTFVTENSEVLKEIRNKLKSEHIEAFIDDMEAIGFTEKEIIDGLSEEFSKRKGEES; from the coding sequence ATGGTGCAGGAATTCAATTCTTCCCGTCCGATTTATTTGCAGCTCGCCGACCGCATCATCCAGCGGATTATCAGGGGTGAGCTGCAGCCGGGCGATAAACTTCCTTCTGTCCGCGAGACAGCGGTTGACTCCGGCGTGAACCCCAACACCGTCCAGCGGACATACAGTGAGCTTGAGCGCATGGACGTGAGCGTGACTAAACGGGGACAGGGAACATTTGTTACCGAAAACAGCGAGGTGCTGAAGGAGATCAGAAACAAGTTGAAAAGTGAACACATTGAGGCATTCATAGATGATATGGAAGCCATCGGGTTTACAGAAAAGGAAATCATCGACGGCCTGTCAGAAGAATTTTCAAAACGGAAGGGGGAAGAATCGTGA
- a CDS encoding ABC transporter ATP-binding protein: MIELKDVTKTYLKQTAVKDLTIGFPSGKIIGLLGENGSGKSTVLKMIAGLVRPSAGSVLLNGDPASRQSCRQVAYLSELDTYYPFYTVSQTIHFYASQFSDFDVDKAFDILSFMKLTPDQKVKNLSKGSRGRLKIVLALSRDVPVILMDEPLSGLDPMVRETVIKGLLSFVDIETQTVIITTHEIGEIEPLLDEAAILHKGNLINQQSIDSIREEGLTLTEWMKRTYSTGAAVK; encoded by the coding sequence GTGATCGAGCTTAAAGACGTGACCAAAACCTATTTAAAACAGACGGCGGTAAAAGACTTGACGATTGGATTTCCGTCCGGCAAAATCATCGGGCTTCTAGGTGAGAATGGCAGCGGAAAATCGACTGTGCTGAAAATGATTGCCGGCCTTGTCCGTCCTTCTGCCGGTTCTGTCCTCCTGAACGGAGATCCAGCCAGCCGCCAGTCATGCAGGCAGGTCGCCTACTTATCCGAACTTGATACTTATTATCCATTTTATACCGTCAGCCAGACCATTCACTTTTACGCATCACAGTTCAGTGACTTTGATGTCGACAAGGCATTTGACATTCTGTCATTCATGAAGCTCACCCCGGATCAAAAGGTCAAAAATCTTTCCAAAGGAAGCAGGGGCAGACTGAAAATTGTGCTCGCGCTTTCCCGGGATGTACCGGTGATTTTAATGGATGAACCCCTTTCCGGTCTCGACCCGATGGTCCGGGAGACAGTCATTAAAGGACTTCTTTCCTTTGTTGACATCGAAACGCAAACCGTTATTATCACAACCCATGAAATCGGTGAAATTGAGCCTCTGCTTGATGAAGCCGCAATACTGCATAAAGGAAATCTCATCAACCAGCAAAGCATCGATTCCATCAGGGAAGAAGGGCTGACGCTGACCGAATGGATGAAACGGACTTACAGCACTGGTGCTGCCGTAAAATAA
- a CDS encoding ABC transporter ATP-binding protein, translating into MEESVVTIKNLTKKIGNKTIIDDISFDIYPGEVFGFLGPNGAGKTTTIRMMVGLMSITKGQVLIKGKSIRENFEEAIRHVGGIVENPEMYKFLTGYQNLVHYSRMVNGVGRQRIDEVVSLVGLENRINDKVKTYSLGMRQRLGLAQALLHKPDILILDEPTNGLDPAGIREIRTYLRKLAAEENLAVLVSSHLLSEMQLMCDRIGIIQNGKLVDVKRVDEFIVDGTNMSVQFTAAPADEAFTLFRAHYPETEASVTEGGFEAVVAKEEIPKITALLVKGDIEIYGINTAVKTLEEKFLEVTGGNQIV; encoded by the coding sequence ATGGAAGAATCAGTCGTAACAATAAAAAATCTGACAAAAAAAATCGGCAATAAAACAATCATTGATGATATCAGCTTTGATATTTACCCGGGAGAAGTATTCGGATTCCTCGGCCCGAACGGAGCGGGAAAAACGACAACAATCCGGATGATGGTCGGCCTCATGTCAATTACAAAAGGACAGGTGCTCATCAAAGGAAAAAGCATCCGTGAGAACTTTGAAGAGGCAATCAGGCATGTGGGCGGCATTGTGGAAAACCCGGAAATGTATAAATTCCTGACTGGCTACCAGAACCTCGTCCACTACAGCCGTATGGTCAATGGTGTCGGGCGCCAGCGGATTGACGAAGTTGTCAGCCTGGTCGGCCTTGAAAACCGGATCAATGATAAAGTGAAAACCTATTCACTCGGTATGCGGCAGCGCCTCGGGCTTGCTCAGGCACTCCTGCATAAGCCGGATATTCTCATCCTTGATGAACCGACAAACGGCCTGGATCCTGCCGGCATCCGGGAAATCAGGACGTACTTGCGGAAACTCGCCGCAGAAGAAAACCTGGCTGTCCTTGTTTCAAGCCATCTATTATCTGAAATGCAGCTCATGTGTGACCGGATCGGCATCATCCAAAACGGCAAGCTTGTCGATGTGAAACGTGTTGATGAATTTATCGTTGATGGAACGAACATGAGTGTCCAATTCACGGCCGCTCCGGCTGATGAGGCATTCACACTTTTCCGGGCCCATTATCCGGAGACAGAAGCTTCCGTGACAGAAGGCGGTTTTGAAGCGGTTGTCGCAAAAGAGGAAATTCCAAAGATTACTGCACTGCTCGTCAAAGGAGACATCGAAATTTACGGAATCAACACGGCTGTCAAAACACTTGAAGAAAAGTTCTTGGAAGTGACTGGAGGGAATCAAATTGTTTAA
- a CDS encoding ABC transporter permease — MFNLIANENMKVFRLKSTWIMFGVLLAIILVTGILNKYVLEGGGSENWRAAVEQENKQYETVLNQEDAPHMLKKNYRTMHTINEYRLEHDIPPVSEDSLWGTMKSSSNMISIITLFTIIIAATSVAGEFTWGTIKLLLIRPVGRSKILLSKYLSALFFALALLVAHFLFSFLTGGLLFGFENVGQPYLTLQDGNVVERSMPMYILSLYGYRSVDLLMMVTFAFMISTVFRSSALAIGLSIFLMFTGVQVVNLLSQYDWVKYILFANTDLMQYVNGVPLVEGMTMTFSIFVLAVYFVLFNAISWLIFTKRDVAA, encoded by the coding sequence TTGTTTAATCTAATCGCCAATGAAAACATGAAAGTATTCCGGCTGAAATCAACATGGATCATGTTCGGCGTTCTTCTCGCCATTATTTTAGTTACCGGCATCCTGAATAAGTACGTCCTGGAAGGCGGCGGTTCCGAAAACTGGCGTGCTGCTGTCGAACAGGAGAACAAGCAATATGAAACCGTCCTTAACCAGGAAGACGCCCCTCATATGCTGAAAAAGAATTACAGGACAATGCACACAATAAACGAATACAGGCTGGAGCATGACATCCCGCCTGTCTCGGAGGATTCCTTATGGGGAACGATGAAATCTTCCTCCAATATGATCAGCATCATCACTCTGTTCACCATCATCATTGCCGCAACGAGTGTAGCGGGCGAATTCACCTGGGGAACCATTAAGCTTTTGCTGATCAGGCCGGTGGGACGTTCAAAAATCTTGCTGTCCAAGTACCTGTCAGCCCTGTTTTTTGCCCTTGCTTTACTGGTGGCACATTTCCTCTTTTCTTTCTTAACCGGCGGCCTTTTGTTCGGATTTGAAAATGTCGGGCAGCCGTATCTGACCCTTCAGGATGGAAACGTTGTGGAGCGGAGCATGCCGATGTATATTTTATCCCTATACGGATATAGGAGTGTCGATTTGCTGATGATGGTCACTTTCGCCTTTATGATTTCGACTGTTTTCCGCAGCAGCGCGCTCGCAATCGGTCTGTCGATTTTCTTGATGTTCACGGGTGTGCAGGTCGTTAACCTTCTTAGCCAGTATGACTGGGTCAAATATATCCTGTTCGCCAATACCGATTTGATGCAATATGTAAACGGCGTGCCGCTCGTGGAAGGAATGACAATGACATTTTCCATTTTCGTATTAGCGGTCTACTTTGTCCTATTTAATGCGATATCCTGGCTGATTTTCACGAAGCGGGATGTTGCAGCGTAA